One genomic window of Pseudomonas aeruginosa includes the following:
- a CDS encoding DUF1329 domain-containing protein: MKTTKILLHTGVLALSLLATQVMAAVSADEAAKLGTSLTPLGAEKAGNADGSIPAWDGGLATNAGSVDSRGFLANPYASEQPLFTITAQNVDQYKDKLTPGQLAMFKRYPDTYKIPVYKTHRSATVPAAVQEAAKRNATTTKLVEGGNGLENFDTANPFPIPQNGLEVIWNHITRYRGGSVRRLVTQATPQVNGSYQLVYFQDAFTFRTNLKDYNPNKPSNVLFYFKQRVTAPSRLAGNVLLVHETLNQVKEPRLAWLYNAGQRRVRRAPQVSYDGPGTAADGLRTSDNFDMYNGAPDRYDWKLEGKKEIYIPYNSYKLDDPKIKYSEIVKAGHINQDLTRYELHRVWHVVATLKPGERHIYAKRDFYIDEDTWQAAEIDHYDGRGTLWRVAEAHAEQYYDKQVPWYAVETLYDLLSGRYLALGMKNEEKQAYDFNYSASESDYTPAALRQEGVR; encoded by the coding sequence ATGAAAACAACGAAGATTCTTCTGCATACCGGTGTACTGGCCCTGAGCCTGCTGGCCACCCAGGTGATGGCGGCGGTATCCGCCGACGAAGCGGCCAAGCTCGGCACCAGCCTGACTCCGTTGGGGGCGGAGAAGGCCGGCAACGCCGACGGCAGCATCCCCGCCTGGGACGGCGGCCTGGCGACCAACGCCGGCAGCGTCGACAGCCGTGGCTTCCTCGCCAACCCCTATGCCAGCGAGCAACCGCTGTTCACCATCACCGCGCAGAACGTCGACCAGTACAAGGACAAGCTGACTCCCGGCCAACTGGCCATGTTCAAGCGCTACCCGGATACCTACAAGATCCCGGTATACAAGACCCACCGCAGCGCCACCGTCCCGGCGGCGGTGCAGGAGGCGGCCAAGCGCAACGCCACCACCACCAAGCTGGTGGAAGGCGGCAACGGCCTGGAGAACTTCGATACCGCCAACCCGTTCCCGATCCCGCAGAACGGCCTGGAGGTGATCTGGAACCACATCACCCGCTATCGCGGCGGCAGCGTCCGGCGCCTGGTGACCCAGGCCACTCCGCAGGTCAACGGCTCCTACCAGCTGGTCTACTTCCAGGATGCCTTCACCTTCCGTACCAACCTGAAGGACTACAACCCGAACAAGCCGAGCAACGTGCTGTTCTACTTCAAGCAGCGGGTCACCGCGCCCTCGCGCCTGGCCGGTAACGTGCTGCTGGTCCACGAGACCCTCAACCAGGTCAAGGAGCCGCGCCTGGCGTGGCTCTACAACGCCGGCCAGCGCCGCGTGCGGCGGGCTCCGCAGGTGTCCTACGACGGTCCCGGCACCGCCGCCGACGGCCTGCGCACCTCGGACAACTTCGACATGTACAACGGTGCGCCGGACCGCTACGACTGGAAGCTGGAAGGCAAGAAGGAAATCTACATTCCCTACAACAGCTACAAGCTCGACGATCCGAAGATCAAGTACAGCGAAATCGTCAAGGCCGGCCACATCAACCAGGACCTGACCCGCTACGAGCTGCACCGCGTCTGGCATGTGGTCGCGACCCTGAAGCCGGGCGAGCGGCACATCTACGCCAAGCGTGACTTCTACATCGACGAGGACACCTGGCAGGCCGCCGAGATCGACCATTACGACGGTCGCGGCACCCTGTGGCGCGTGGCCGAGGCGCATGCCGAGCAGTACTACGACAAGCAGGTGCCCTGGTACGCGGTGGAAACCCTCTACGACCTGCTCTCCGGCCGCTACCTGGCGCTGGGCATGAAGAACGAGGAGAAACAGGCCTACGACTTCAACTACAGCGCTTCGGAAAGCGACTACACCCCGGCGGCGCTGCGCCAGGAAGGGGTACGCTGA